Proteins encoded within one genomic window of Cellulomonas flavigena DSM 20109:
- a CDS encoding fibronectin type III domain-containing protein, giving the protein MTWWDARTWRRGPASRAAAIVTVPAVVLSLALLDQGFPLARVDLNDGGVWLTATSKMSLGRYNVPVEELDGGLVTTGGTFDVLQDEGWVLLREQSTVSVVDPASVATTTQLATPGTEVSMAAGRVAFVDSDGDAWVRQVAALDTLDLTQDTPDLRLGAGGVAVVARSGAVLALAPETGTVTRAPAQEPVAPEEVGRLGAVEADAATTVGDELVVLSGSTVRTLAGTVEVDDDDLVLQQPGPAASSVLVAGRSALWEVPLDGGAPREHPTTGSGRPAKPVRVGDCAYAAWSSSVGGYLELCAGRDAVVKDLEGLSTGDQLEFRVNRGLVVLNDTVGGRVWLPQEDTEVRVPNWDDIVPEEEPEESEEDSDSGEVMQEPVTECSDQGAPPVAADDAFGVRAGRTRLLPVIDNDSSADCKILVITQVDAPPPEFGTVEPVRGGRALQVHVAEGASGSVQFKYSVNDGGGVNAPATGVVTLTVSDGDTAPTQARTSTLTVETGGQLEHGVLADFHDADGDDLLLVGATADPSVGTARFRQDGVLTFTADGGGLGRTTVQVQVSDGTNVVDGEVVVDVRAAGSVAPQIDPVHAVTYVGQEVVVSPLDAVRSASSEPPRLAAVSDVVGATIVPDLRAGTFTFKAPRAQVYYVQFVVTAAPQQATGLARIDVREWPEQAQPPIAVRDLALLPAGGEVTVDPLANDEDPADNVLVLQTVTAPEGSGLQVAVIDHRYVRIRAERTPDGPVPLVYEVSNGSASARGEIVVHPIPPSASSQAPVVPPVEASVRAGGVVTIPVLAGASDPDGDPLTVLRELSEPLPEGDGLLFVSGDVLRYQAPNRALTARATFQVQDTAGNVTGATVTVRVHESDPQTKSPPRPKDVEARVFEGDVVRIPVPLVGIDDDGDGVTLLGPASAPALGRITEVGPDWLEYEADRGSRGTEKFTYAVEDWVGQRAVASVRVGIAPRPSGAAGLVAVDDAVTLRPGQRVEVRVLANDIDSTGRELSLEAIEPPEGLDAQIQGRRIVVTAPPAPGVVQIPYLATNDGGGSDYGVLTVTVTPDAPVQPPRARDVLVPAIDTLGKTEVSVDVLAVAQNPSGPLSDLEVSVPASHADVARVTEEGDVVVTLVDHAQTVPYRLVNTTEPTADAYAFITVPALGFFPPQLRPRAPELRVASGEQIEIPLAEHVQVAPGRKPTIADPTQVSAPRSNGAELVKDPSTIVFTSAEGYAGPASVTVPVTDATGPSDTTARTALLTLQITVYAVDDVAPTFDGATIEVEPGEAPTRIDLLALTHGPEQADGAVASADRYGYSLTSVVPAGFVVDSEGSELWVSADPTTPKGTTGRLDLRLTYGRSGAMEIAVDLRVVASKRRTATVQNFTVDDGAQGRESTVDVLEGAFNPFPDTGPLKVVGAVVETVGAGTASASSSSVTVRPGDDFIGLMVVRFRVRDVTSDPGREVEGRVTVRVSGVPLAPVPPRIGEVRDRTVVLSWTAPDNRGEPITEYRVTAQPGGATRSCASTTCTIDNLTNDVEYTFTVEARNRVGWSEPSPASAPARPDAVPDAPGAPRLVFGDGSVTATWDAPVSKGSPITSYSLEISPAPDSGAATRTTTSTSYTFDRLRNGVAYTVRVRAHNKAPEPSAWSLWSGTEIPAGPPGAPTGLAATRVDVPYGGQITVTWGDTAPNGDAIQGYELVVGGSNGGTFPLNADARSYAFAQARNGETYTFSLRARNKAGWGSAASTDASTYGQPGAPGAPSAEALVGQGAARLTWADADGNGAPIERYVVTVSDGRRLDVSGTSTTVTGLTGGSSYTFTVTAVNAQGEGPASAAATVQASTPPGTPTVEAPVVSATGDFGRATQLLVSWSAVSANALDAEGRPSTVSYEYQVTSNWGSTQRLSTTATSATVDVSGWRFPVGGGDVTVTVWPHTTVSGQRLDGSSGARTASVGRWGSPPSAPGTPTLVVDGTALTASWTAPAVNGGSDIERYQVTWTIPGRRDRVENTGPGTLQHTNEVGDVPPGTVVTVTVRAENASGRGDPASATWTVPEPAAPEGDG; this is encoded by the coding sequence GTGACCTGGTGGGACGCGCGCACCTGGCGCCGAGGGCCGGCGAGCAGGGCGGCCGCGATCGTGACGGTTCCTGCGGTCGTGCTGTCGCTCGCGCTCCTCGACCAGGGCTTCCCGCTGGCCCGCGTCGACCTGAACGACGGTGGCGTGTGGCTCACGGCCACGAGCAAGATGAGCCTGGGGCGCTACAACGTGCCCGTCGAGGAGCTCGACGGTGGCCTGGTCACCACCGGCGGCACGTTCGACGTGCTGCAGGACGAGGGCTGGGTGCTGCTGCGGGAGCAGAGCACCGTGTCGGTCGTCGACCCGGCGAGCGTGGCGACGACGACCCAGCTGGCGACGCCGGGCACCGAGGTGTCCATGGCCGCGGGGCGCGTCGCGTTCGTCGACAGTGACGGCGACGCGTGGGTCCGCCAGGTCGCCGCGCTCGACACGCTCGACCTCACGCAGGACACGCCCGACCTCCGGCTCGGTGCGGGCGGGGTGGCGGTCGTGGCGCGCAGCGGCGCGGTGCTCGCGCTGGCGCCGGAGACCGGGACGGTCACCCGCGCACCCGCACAGGAGCCGGTCGCGCCGGAGGAGGTCGGCCGGCTCGGGGCCGTCGAGGCGGATGCCGCGACGACCGTGGGCGACGAGCTGGTCGTGCTGTCGGGCAGCACGGTGCGGACCCTCGCGGGCACGGTGGAGGTCGACGACGACGACCTGGTGCTGCAGCAGCCGGGACCGGCGGCCTCGAGCGTGCTGGTCGCCGGGCGATCGGCGCTGTGGGAGGTGCCGCTCGACGGCGGCGCACCGCGGGAGCACCCCACGACGGGCTCCGGCAGGCCCGCGAAGCCCGTGCGTGTGGGGGACTGCGCGTACGCCGCGTGGTCCTCGTCCGTCGGCGGATACCTCGAGCTGTGCGCCGGCCGGGACGCGGTGGTCAAGGACCTCGAGGGGCTGAGCACGGGCGACCAGCTGGAGTTCCGCGTCAACCGCGGTCTCGTCGTCCTCAACGACACGGTCGGGGGCCGGGTCTGGCTGCCGCAGGAGGACACCGAGGTGCGCGTCCCGAACTGGGACGACATCGTGCCCGAGGAGGAGCCGGAGGAGTCCGAGGAGGACTCCGACAGCGGCGAGGTCATGCAGGAGCCGGTCACCGAGTGCAGCGACCAGGGCGCGCCGCCGGTCGCCGCCGACGACGCGTTCGGCGTGCGCGCCGGACGCACGCGCCTGCTGCCGGTGATCGACAACGACTCGTCGGCGGACTGCAAGATCCTGGTGATCACGCAGGTCGACGCCCCGCCGCCGGAGTTCGGCACCGTGGAGCCCGTGCGCGGCGGCCGCGCGCTGCAGGTGCACGTGGCGGAGGGCGCGAGCGGCTCGGTCCAGTTCAAGTACTCCGTCAACGACGGTGGCGGCGTGAACGCTCCCGCGACGGGCGTGGTGACCCTCACGGTGAGCGACGGCGACACCGCGCCGACCCAGGCGCGCACGTCGACCCTGACGGTCGAGACCGGCGGACAGCTCGAGCACGGCGTCCTCGCGGACTTCCACGACGCCGACGGCGACGACCTGCTGCTCGTCGGTGCGACCGCGGACCCCTCGGTGGGGACCGCCCGGTTCCGGCAGGACGGCGTGCTGACGTTCACCGCCGACGGTGGCGGGCTCGGCCGCACGACCGTGCAGGTGCAGGTCTCCGACGGCACGAACGTCGTCGACGGCGAGGTCGTCGTGGACGTGCGCGCCGCGGGCTCCGTCGCGCCGCAGATCGACCCCGTGCACGCGGTGACCTACGTCGGGCAGGAGGTCGTGGTCAGCCCGCTCGACGCGGTCCGCTCGGCGTCCAGCGAGCCGCCGCGCCTGGCCGCGGTGTCCGACGTGGTGGGCGCGACGATCGTCCCCGACCTGCGTGCCGGGACGTTCACGTTCAAGGCGCCGCGGGCCCAGGTGTACTACGTGCAGTTCGTCGTCACCGCGGCCCCGCAGCAGGCGACCGGCCTCGCGCGGATCGACGTGCGGGAGTGGCCGGAGCAGGCCCAGCCGCCGATCGCGGTGCGTGACCTCGCGTTGCTCCCGGCGGGTGGCGAGGTCACCGTCGACCCGCTCGCCAACGACGAGGACCCCGCCGACAACGTGCTCGTGCTCCAGACCGTCACCGCGCCCGAGGGATCGGGGCTGCAGGTCGCCGTCATCGACCACCGGTACGTGCGGATCCGCGCCGAGCGGACGCCGGACGGGCCGGTACCGCTCGTGTACGAGGTCTCGAACGGCTCGGCGTCGGCGCGCGGCGAGATCGTCGTGCACCCCATCCCGCCGTCCGCGTCGTCGCAGGCGCCTGTCGTACCGCCCGTGGAGGCGAGCGTGCGCGCCGGCGGCGTCGTGACGATCCCGGTGCTGGCCGGGGCCTCCGACCCGGACGGCGACCCGCTGACCGTGCTGCGCGAGCTGTCGGAGCCGCTGCCGGAGGGCGACGGCCTGCTGTTCGTCTCGGGCGACGTGCTGCGCTACCAGGCGCCGAACCGGGCGCTCACGGCGCGTGCGACCTTCCAGGTGCAGGACACCGCGGGGAACGTCACGGGGGCCACCGTGACCGTGCGCGTCCACGAGTCCGACCCGCAGACGAAGTCGCCGCCGCGGCCGAAGGACGTCGAGGCGCGCGTCTTCGAGGGCGACGTCGTGCGCATCCCCGTGCCGCTCGTCGGCATCGACGACGACGGGGACGGCGTGACCCTGCTCGGTCCCGCGTCGGCGCCGGCCCTGGGACGCATCACCGAGGTCGGCCCCGACTGGCTGGAGTACGAGGCGGACCGCGGCTCGCGCGGCACCGAGAAGTTCACGTACGCCGTCGAGGACTGGGTGGGCCAGCGGGCGGTCGCGTCCGTGCGCGTGGGCATCGCGCCCCGTCCCTCCGGTGCCGCGGGGCTCGTCGCGGTCGACGACGCGGTGACGCTCCGGCCCGGCCAGCGCGTGGAGGTGCGCGTCCTGGCGAACGACATCGACTCGACCGGGCGTGAGCTGAGCCTCGAGGCGATCGAGCCGCCCGAGGGCCTCGACGCGCAGATCCAGGGCCGGCGGATCGTCGTGACGGCCCCGCCCGCCCCGGGCGTCGTGCAGATCCCGTACCTCGCGACGAACGACGGGGGCGGCAGCGACTACGGCGTGCTCACGGTCACCGTCACGCCGGACGCACCCGTGCAGCCGCCGCGTGCGCGCGACGTCCTCGTGCCGGCGATCGACACGCTGGGCAAGACCGAGGTGTCGGTCGACGTGCTCGCGGTCGCACAGAACCCCTCGGGTCCGCTGTCCGACCTCGAGGTGTCGGTGCCCGCGTCCCACGCCGACGTCGCGCGCGTCACCGAGGAGGGCGACGTGGTCGTCACCCTGGTCGACCACGCGCAGACGGTGCCGTACCGGCTGGTGAACACCACCGAGCCGACCGCCGACGCGTACGCGTTCATCACCGTGCCCGCGCTCGGGTTCTTCCCGCCCCAGCTGCGCCCACGCGCGCCCGAGCTACGGGTGGCCAGCGGGGAGCAGATCGAGATCCCGTTGGCCGAGCACGTCCAGGTCGCTCCCGGCCGCAAGCCCACCATCGCGGACCCCACGCAGGTGAGCGCGCCGCGCTCGAACGGCGCCGAGCTCGTCAAGGACCCCTCGACGATCGTGTTCACGTCCGCCGAGGGGTACGCGGGGCCGGCGTCGGTCACGGTGCCCGTCACCGACGCCACGGGTCCGTCCGACACCACCGCGCGCACCGCGCTGCTCACGCTGCAGATCACGGTCTACGCGGTCGACGACGTCGCACCGACGTTCGACGGCGCGACCATCGAGGTGGAGCCCGGCGAGGCACCCACGCGTATCGACCTGCTCGCGCTGACGCACGGCCCGGAGCAGGCCGACGGCGCCGTGGCGTCCGCCGACCGCTACGGCTACTCGCTGACGTCCGTCGTGCCCGCCGGGTTCGTGGTGGACTCCGAAGGCTCCGAGCTGTGGGTGTCGGCCGACCCGACGACCCCGAAGGGCACGACGGGGCGCCTCGACCTGCGGCTCACCTACGGGCGCAGCGGTGCCATGGAGATCGCGGTCGACCTGCGCGTCGTGGCGAGCAAGCGGCGCACCGCGACCGTCCAGAACTTCACGGTCGACGACGGCGCCCAGGGCCGGGAGTCGACCGTGGACGTGCTCGAGGGGGCGTTCAACCCGTTCCCCGACACCGGGCCGCTGAAGGTCGTCGGCGCGGTCGTCGAGACCGTCGGGGCGGGCACGGCGTCGGCGTCGTCGAGCAGCGTCACGGTGCGTCCCGGCGACGACTTCATCGGCCTGATGGTCGTGCGCTTCCGTGTGCGGGACGTCACGAGCGACCCCGGGCGTGAAGTCGAGGGCCGTGTGACCGTCCGCGTCAGCGGCGTCCCGCTCGCCCCCGTCCCGCCGCGCATCGGCGAGGTGCGCGACCGCACCGTCGTGCTGTCGTGGACGGCGCCGGACAACCGCGGCGAGCCGATCACGGAGTACCGCGTGACCGCGCAGCCCGGCGGCGCGACGCGCTCGTGCGCGAGCACCACGTGCACGATCGACAACCTGACGAACGACGTCGAGTACACGTTCACCGTCGAGGCGCGCAACCGCGTCGGCTGGTCGGAGCCGTCGCCGGCGTCCGCCCCCGCGCGCCCCGACGCGGTGCCGGACGCTCCCGGCGCCCCGCGGCTCGTGTTCGGTGACGGCTCGGTCACGGCCACGTGGGACGCACCGGTCTCCAAGGGCTCGCCGATCACCAGCTACTCGTTGGAGATCAGCCCGGCGCCGGACTCGGGCGCGGCGACGCGCACGACGACGTCGACGAGCTACACGTTCGACCGGCTGCGCAACGGCGTCGCCTACACCGTCCGTGTCCGGGCCCACAACAAGGCACCCGAGCCGAGCGCGTGGAGCCTGTGGTCGGGTACGGAGATCCCCGCCGGCCCGCCCGGCGCGCCGACGGGACTGGCGGCCACGCGCGTCGACGTGCCCTACGGCGGCCAGATCACCGTCACCTGGGGCGACACGGCCCCGAACGGCGACGCGATCCAGGGCTACGAGCTCGTCGTCGGCGGCAGCAACGGCGGCACCTTCCCCCTCAACGCCGACGCGCGCTCCTACGCGTTCGCCCAGGCGAGGAACGGCGAGACGTACACGTTCTCGCTGCGCGCCCGGAACAAGGCCGGGTGGGGGAGCGCGGCGAGCACGGACGCGTCGACGTACGGCCAGCCGGGCGCCCCCGGGGCGCCGAGCGCGGAGGCGCTCGTCGGCCAGGGCGCCGCGCGGCTCACGTGGGCCGACGCCGACGGCAACGGCGCGCCCATCGAGCGGTACGTCGTGACGGTGTCGGACGGCCGACGCCTCGACGTGAGCGGCACGTCGACCACCGTCACCGGGCTCACCGGAGGGTCGTCCTACACGTTCACCGTCACCGCCGTGAACGCCCAGGGCGAGGGCCCGGCGTCGGCGGCGGCGACCGTGCAGGCCTCGACACCGCCAGGTACGCCCACGGTCGAGGCCCCCGTGGTGTCCGCCACGGGTGACTTCGGGCGCGCCACACAGCTGCTGGTCTCGTGGAGTGCGGTGTCCGCGAACGCGCTGGACGCCGAGGGACGACCCTCGACGGTCTCGTACGAGTACCAGGTCACCAGCAACTGGGGCAGCACCCAGCGACTGTCGACCACCGCGACGTCGGCGACCGTCGACGTCAGCGGCTGGCGCTTCCCGGTGGGCGGTGGCGATGTCACCGTCACGGTGTGGCCGCACACGACCGTGTCCGGGCAGCGGCTCGACGGCTCGTCGGGCGCGCGCACCGCATCCGTCGGCCGCTGGGGATCACCGCCCTCGGCTCCCGGCACGCCGACCCTCGTGGTGGACGGCACCGCGCTGACCGCCAGCTGGACGGCCCCCGCGGTCAACGGCGGCAGCGACATCGAGCGCTACCAGGTGACCTGGACGATCCCCGGGCGGCGCGACCGCGTCGAGAACACCGGACCCGGCACGCTCCAGCACACGAACGAGGTCGGCGACGTGCCGCCCGGCACGGTCGTCACGGTCACGGTGCGTGCCGAGAACGCCAGCGGCCGCGGCGATCCCGCGTCCGCCACCTGGACCGTGCCCGAGCCCGCCGCACCGGAAGGTGACGGGTGA
- a CDS encoding serine/threonine-protein kinase, which yields MTARREASAPPDLPGYEYVRVLGLGGFADVFLYRQHLPRRDVAVKVLLAGSLDDDVRERFQTEANLMAQLSHHPSIVTIHHAAIAPDGRPYLVMEYCSRTGLAERYRVERIPVPEVLRIGVRLASAVETAHRAGILHRDIKPANVLTTDFGWPALTDFGIAATTGPAVQTMGMSIPWSPPELLAEHPTGDERSDVYALAATVYSLLAGRSPFELPGGNNSAQQLVARIERSPLPSVGREDVPPQLQAVLERAMAKHPSRRFESAVAVARALQEVEAALRLPVTPLDLPDDPSPVPHGVTSGTAPGAAASPFGPPPVVARAGADVLDEDATRLRGVATPGPAVPPGLDEDATRARAVVVGRPVLVAPAPPQAAPPVGVPDAPVGRRGARVAALVAGGVVLAAVVGVLVATVTGDEPEPPVPSETFAPPQTGPAAGPVPAPHSLAGTRADDGSVTFTWQNPDPQDGDRYLWGVLTATGEPTYELVDAERVTVPADQATGEVCIEVSIVRADRSRSALPAEGCTP from the coding sequence GTGACCGCTCGTCGTGAGGCGTCCGCGCCGCCGGACCTGCCGGGGTACGAGTACGTCCGCGTGCTCGGGCTCGGCGGGTTCGCCGACGTGTTCCTGTACCGCCAGCACCTGCCGCGGCGTGACGTCGCGGTCAAGGTGCTGCTCGCGGGCAGCCTCGACGACGACGTCCGTGAGCGGTTCCAGACGGAGGCCAACCTCATGGCCCAGCTCTCGCACCACCCCTCGATCGTCACGATCCACCACGCGGCGATCGCGCCGGACGGGCGGCCCTACCTCGTCATGGAGTACTGCTCGCGCACCGGGCTCGCCGAGCGGTACCGCGTAGAGCGCATCCCCGTGCCCGAGGTCCTGCGGATCGGGGTGCGGCTGGCCTCGGCCGTCGAGACGGCGCACCGCGCCGGCATCCTGCACCGCGACATCAAGCCGGCCAACGTCCTGACGACCGACTTCGGCTGGCCTGCGCTGACGGACTTCGGCATCGCCGCGACGACGGGGCCGGCGGTCCAGACCATGGGCATGTCGATCCCGTGGTCGCCGCCCGAGCTGCTCGCCGAGCACCCCACGGGCGACGAGCGTTCGGACGTCTACGCGCTCGCCGCGACCGTCTACTCGCTGCTGGCCGGACGCTCGCCGTTCGAGCTGCCCGGCGGCAACAACAGCGCGCAGCAGCTGGTGGCCCGCATCGAGCGCTCGCCGCTGCCGTCCGTCGGACGCGAGGACGTGCCCCCGCAGCTGCAGGCCGTCCTCGAGCGCGCGATGGCCAAGCACCCGTCCCGCCGTTTCGAGTCCGCTGTCGCGGTCGCCCGCGCGCTGCAGGAGGTCGAGGCGGCGCTGCGGCTGCCGGTGACGCCCCTCGACCTGCCCGACGACCCGTCACCGGTCCCGCACGGCGTCACGTCAGGCACCGCGCCGGGGGCGGCGGCCTCACCCTTCGGGCCACCGCCGGTCGTCGCGCGTGCCGGGGCGGACGTCCTCGACGAGGACGCGACGCGTCTGCGGGGGGTCGCGACGCCGGGCCCCGCCGTGCCGCCGGGCCTCGACGAGGACGCGACCCGCGCCCGGGCCGTCGTCGTCGGCCGACCCGTGCTCGTGGCTCCCGCGCCCCCGCAGGCCGCGCCGCCCGTCGGGGTGCCCGACGCACCCGTCGGCAGGCGTGGCGCGCGCGTCGCCGCACTCGTGGCCGGCGGCGTCGTGCTGGCCGCGGTGGTCGGTGTGCTCGTCGCGACCGTGACCGGCGACGAGCCGGAGCCACCGGTGCCCAGCGAGACGTTCGCCCCGCCGCAGACCGGTCCGGCGGCGGGCCCCGTGCCCGCGCCGCACTCGCTCGCCGGCACGCGCGCCGACGACGGCTCCGTCACGTTCACGTGGCAGAATCCCGACCCGCAGGACGGGGACCGGTACCTCTGGGGCGTGCTCACGGCCACCGGTGAGCCGACGTACGAGCTCGTCGACGCCGAACGCGTGACGGTCCCCGCCGACCAGGCGACGGGTGAGGTGTGCATCGAGGTGTCCATCGTGCGGGCGGACCGCAGCAGGTCGGCGCTCCCGGCGGAGGGGTGCACGCCGTGA